The Lepus europaeus isolate LE1 chromosome 21, mLepTim1.pri, whole genome shotgun sequence genome has a window encoding:
- the LOC133750504 gene encoding keratinocyte proline-rich protein-like codes for MRPQPPHPVHVPTLEGMAIALLWPPQLRPRPLAQISSPCRHCQSPPWHPSCDPAPWPRSPVPAGTARALLGTPDATQPLVQILSLCRHCESPHWTPQTRPRTLPRSQPLQALRERSLGTPDVTRLRPESQPLQALPEPSLAPETRSAPVRVPPASGTARALPGHDRRFPAPCPDPQPLQALREPSLGTPKANRPCSDPQPLQVLREHSLSTSDATPPPYKCPAPAGSVRALMGHPRHDPAPCPGPKPLQALQESSLGTGEETHPCQYPQPLQALREPFLGTPDVTQAPTWVP; via the coding sequence ATGCGACCCCAACCCCCGCACCCCGTCCATGTCCCAACCCTTGAAGGAATGGCGATAGCGCTGCTCTGGCCACCCCAGCTGCGACCCCGCCCCCTGGCCCAGATCTCCAGTCCCTGCAGGCACTGCCAGAGCCCTCCTTGGCACCCCAGCTGCGACCCCGCCCCCTGGCCCAGATCTCCAGTCCCTGCAGGCACTGCCAGAGCCCTCCTTGGCACCCCAGACGCGACCCAGCCCCTGGTCCAGATCCTCAGCCTCTgtaggcactgcgagagccctcacTGGACACCCCAGACGCGACCCCGCAccctgcccaggtcccagccactgcaggcactgcgagagcgcTCCTTGGGCACCCCAGATGTGACCCGCCTCCGCCCAGaatcccagcccctgcaggcactgccagagccttccctggcacccgagaCGCGATCTGCCCCCGTCCGTGTCCCACCTGCttcaggcactgcgagagccctccctgggcacgaCAGACGcttccccgccccctgcccagatccccagcccctccAGGCACTGCGGGAGCCCTCATTGGGAACCCCAAAGGCGAACCGCCCCTGCtcagatccccagcccctgcaggtacTGCGGGAGCACTCCCTGAGCACCTCAGATGCGACCCCGCCACCATACAAatgcccagctcctgcaggcagTGTGAGAGCCCTCATGGGGCACCCCAGACacgaccccgccccctgccctggtccaaagccactgcaggcactgcaagAGTCCTCCCTTGGCACCGGAGAAGAGACCCACCCCTGCCAatatccccagcccctgcaggcactacGAGAGCCTTtcctgggcaccccagacgtgACCCAGGCCCCTACCTGGGTACCCTAG